A genomic stretch from Candidatus Nitrososphaera gargensis Ga9.2 includes:
- a CDS encoding DUF3108 domain-containing protein yields MSPKRRVAIMTAVFAAVGVGVSVGIIAAGGGFSAPGRPILTPPTAEDIWVVGGNIKDGTALDYSLTAKSEASSLDSAQVSMVFTEAGDDNWNVEFTIVNGTGQTVVENTMTMSKELTREGQLDESFRPYFDPIQSSIFAVREMEYGDSPKYLVVGAPWNQIFYQSSEVIVRVTGEETVQTQAGTFDAFVLSYKLADKTSKIWVVRDMPLPVKAEVYDPEDNLQYRYELVRASGV; encoded by the coding sequence GTGTCTCCAAAGCGGCGCGTAGCAATCATGACTGCGGTGTTCGCTGCAGTCGGAGTAGGAGTGAGCGTAGGCATCATTGCTGCCGGAGGAGGGTTTTCTGCTCCAGGCCGGCCGATTCTAACTCCGCCCACGGCCGAGGATATCTGGGTGGTGGGGGGCAACATAAAGGACGGGACAGCGCTTGATTATTCCCTGACTGCCAAGAGCGAGGCAAGTTCGCTTGATTCTGCGCAGGTTTCCATGGTCTTTACTGAGGCCGGCGACGACAACTGGAACGTTGAATTCACGATTGTCAACGGGACAGGTCAGACTGTTGTCGAGAACACCATGACGATGTCAAAGGAGCTGACAAGGGAAGGACAGTTGGACGAATCGTTCAGGCCCTATTTTGACCCCATACAGTCGTCGATCTTTGCCGTCCGGGAAATGGAGTACGGCGATAGCCCAAAGTACCTGGTGGTGGGTGCACCGTGGAACCAGATATTTTACCAGTCGTCAGAAGTCATAGTGCGGGTCACCGGAGAGGAGACGGTGCAGACGCAGGCAGGGACGTTTGACGCTTTTGTCCTGAGCTACAAGCTGGCGGACAAGACAAGCAAGATCTGGGTCGTCCGCGACATGCCTCTGCCAGTCAAGGCAGAGGTTTATGACCCAGAAGACAACCTGCAGTACAGGTATGAGCTTGTCCGGGCTTCAGGAGTCTAA